A window from Podospora bellae-mahoneyi strain CBS 112042 chromosome 1 map unlocalized CBS112042p_1, whole genome shotgun sequence encodes these proteins:
- a CDS encoding uncharacterized protein (antiSMASH:Cluster_4; EggNog:ENOG503NVNP; COG:S), which produces MAQKCVHQGCGKEYTDPEEVCRYHPGPPVFHEGQKGWKCCKPRVLTFEEFMAIEPCTEGKHSTTDLPPKIEKREAAPEGLVETTNLPPPPPRAPVAAPQHIPTPPPPVAESEDDDATIEIPDGRVCRRKGCGVAYKKGSNREGESCVHHPGAPIFHEGSKGYSCCKRRVLEFDQFMKIEGCKTKDRHLFVGSGEKDKAKTSSAGGEEVLETVRTDFYQTPTSVIASFFLKKIDKEASKVEFQDKTIDLDLLTTDAPMPKRYKAQIPLFGTIDAAKSTFKILGTKLEVTLVKADGSSWPVLRSDDRLTGEILQVGRAGRA; this is translated from the exons ATGGCTCAAAAGTGTGTCCATCAAGGTTGCGGCAAGGAGTATACAGACCCCGAAGAGGTGTGCCGCTACCACCCCGGTCCCCCCGTCTTCCACGAGGGCCAGAAAG GATGGAAGTGCTGCAAGCCGCGCGTTCTCACCTTTGAGGAATTCATGGCCATTGAGCCATGCACCGAGGGCAAGCACAGCACCACCGATCTCCCGCCAAAGATCGAAAAGAGGGAAGCTGCTCCGGAAGGTCTCGTCGAGACGacaaacctccctcccccgccaccccGTGCGCCCGTCGCCGCCCCCCAGCACATacccactccaccaccccccgtcgCCGAGtcggaggatgacgacgccACAATCGAGATTCCGGACGGCCGCGTTTGCAGGCGGAAGGGATGCGGTGTAGCTTACAAGAAGGGCTCCAACCGGGAAGGCGAGAGCTGCGTGCACCACCCGGGAGCGCCCATCTTCCACGAGGGCAGCAAGGGTTACAGCTGTTGCAAGCGCCGCGTCCTCGAGTTTGACCAGTTCATGAAGATTGAGGGCTGTAAGACAAAGGACAGGCATCTGTTCGTCGGGAGCGGAGAAAAAGACAAGGCCAAGACGTCGTcggctggtggtgaagaggtcCTGGAGACGGTCAG AACCGACTTTTACCAAACCCCTACATCGGTGATTGCCTCGTTCTTCCTCAAGAAGATCGACAAGGAGGCTTCCAAGGTGGAATTCCAGGACAAGACCATCGACCTGGACCTTCTGACGACAGACGCGCCCATGCCGAAGCGATACAAGGCGCAGATCCCGCTGTTTGGGACGATAGATGCTGCCAAGTCGACCTTTAAGATCTTGGGCACCAAGCTTGAAGTTACACTGGTCAAGGCGGACGGCAGCTCTTGGCCGGTACTTCGCAGCGACGATCGGCTGACGGGTGAGATTCTTCAGGTTGGACGAGCCGGAAGGGCATAA
- a CDS encoding uncharacterized protein (antiSMASH:Cluster_4; EggNog:ENOG503P6NH; COG:C) — MSTHHNNLSIHLFHRASYQAIMRATARLLQSCRITFFTRKTCGLCTQARSVLSDVWDQRPFAFKEVDIVDPKSKPWLDLYDFDVPVIHISKSEAPEEDPKLSSQAVKLMHRFTVDQVKAKMDLVEKS; from the exons ATGTCAACTCATCACAATAACCTATCAATACACCTGTTTCACCGAGCTTCATACCAAGCAATCATGCGGGCTACCGCTCGTCTCCTTCAATCATGCAGAATAACCTTCTTCACACGTAAAACCTGCGGACTATGCACCCAGGCAAGATCAGTTTTATCAGACGTCTGGGATCAACGGCCGTTTGCCTTCAAAGAGGTTGACATTGTTGATCCCAAGTCCAAACCATGGTTGGATCTCTATGACTTTGATGTCCCCGTG ATTCACATCAGCAAGTCTGAGGCGCCCGAAGAAGATCCCAAGCTGTCTTCCCAGGCCGTCAAATTGATGCATCGGTTTACAGTAGACCAGGTCAAAGCAAAGATGGACCTTGTTGAAAAGTCATGA
- a CDS encoding uncharacterized protein (antiSMASH:Cluster_4; COG:G; EggNog:ENOG503P00T), which produces MVRTRAAAVTGTLQTFRLCISRQSVSSRIHHPRIGQPLRFMSSSAMAASAKMTTSNKLKQVFTEGKRPAMGFWQMIPGANVSRVLARSGADWVMVDCEHGNIDDAAMHDAVPAIAALGVSPIVRLPDIQPWMVKRALDSGAHGILVPLIRTVDEVKSVVSAAKFPPLGTRGFGSPIAVQNFHPEPTLTEYLQQANDSLLTMVQIETKEALDSVEEIAPLVDVVFIGPFDLGNNIGHPIINGKTDAELDDAIARIYKATVAAGKKCGIFCTGGEQAKKYADMGFHMINVATDFTALQATMVDALAVAQGKVQGEKAASY; this is translated from the exons ATGGTTCGgacaagagcagcagcagtaacCGGCACGCTACAAACATTCCGCCTCTGTATATCTCGTCAGTCCGTATCATCTAGAATACATCATCCTCGCATCGGCCAACCACTTCGGTTCATGTCGTCGTCCGCTATGGCTGCATCCGCCAAGATGACAACGTCAAACAAACTGAAGCAAGTCTTCACCGAAGGCAAGCGGCCAGCTATGGGCTTCTGGCAGATGATTCCCGGTGCCAATGTTTCTCGTGTACTGGCCAGGTCGGGTGCAGATTGGGTAATGGTGGACTGTGAACACGGCAACATCGACG ATGCTGCAATGCATGACGCGGTTCCGGCCATTGCCGCCCTGGGTGTGTCCCCTATTGTTCGACTACCAGATATTCAACCTTGGATGGTGAAAC GGGCATTGGATAGCGGTGCACACGGA ATACTTGTACCGCTGATCCGGACTGTTGATGAGGTCAAGAGCGTGGTATCAGCAGCCAAGTTCCCACCACTGGGAACGAGAGGATTCGGTTCCCCGATTGCGGTGCAAAACTTCCATCCAGAACCGACGCTTACAGAATATCTTCAGCAAGCCAACGACAGCCTGTTGACCATGGTGCAGATCGAAACCAAGGAGGCTCTGGATTCCGTGGAAGAGATTGCGCCACTAGTTGATGTTGTATTCATCGGGCCTTTTGACCTAGGCAACAATATCGGCCACCCAATTATCAACGGCAAGACGGATGCTGAGTTGGACGATGCTATTGCCCGTATCTATAAGGCGACGGTGGCAGCTGGCAAGAAGTGTGGTATATTCTGCACCGGTGGAGAGCAGGCAAAGAAGTACGCTGATATGGGATTCCATATGATCAACGTGGCCACGGATTTTACGGCTCTTCAGGCCACAATGGTGGACGCACTCGCCGTTGCCCAGGGAAAGGTTCAAGGTGAGAAGGCCGCTTCGTATTGA
- a CDS encoding uncharacterized protein (COG:A; EggNog:ENOG503P677), producing MSINSYISKKVCIITTDGRTLVGTLAAYDNTTNLVLQNTIERIIRTPDDAEPSAQVPLGLYLIRGENVCTIGLVDEALDDSINWAEVKGAVIGTTKH from the exons ATGTCAATCAACAGCTACATCTCCA AAAAGGtctgcatcatcaccaccgacggCAGAACGCTGGTCGGCACCCTCGCCGCGTACGACAACACaaccaacctcgtcctccaaaACACCATCGAGCGTATCATCCGCACCCCCGATGACGCCGAGCCCTCGGCCCAGGTTCCCCTGGGCCTCTACCTCATCCGCGGCGAGAACGTCTGCACGATCGGGCTCGTGGACGAGGCGCTAGACGACAGCATCAACTGGGCCGAGGTCAAAGGGGCTGTGATTGGGACTACGAAGCATTAA
- a CDS encoding uncharacterized protein (COG:F; EggNog:ENOG503NWEU), which produces MAPKNRIIIDTDPGVDDVLALLLALSASPEELEVAMISVTYGNVPLQRCLRNVVAMFHVLEKEMKWREANGKPTFGALNAYKPIVAVGASHPLEDEELVADHFHGEDGLHGVHTAHPDLSPADTWRTLFGDKVEGATDSDEPPSFSRFFTPSKGPAHEEILRILREEPEDTITVVAVGPLTNVALAAAKDPETFLRVKELVVMGGAVNTIGNVTPVAEFNCMADAVAAARVYALTSKVPSSTMPPTIHGKSVLGAYPEKLPRQLKLSLFPLDITTPHELHKETFNQKIQPLLKQGSPLAKWTETFLNGTFNKIDSMLGEGHNEGLSLHDPLTIWYMLTRDHPEWTTVPKPEDIRVETCGQWTRGMHVIDNRGRAKPAEVDSTVETHPEDPMDAVTFDEVPGDTMGWLSLRRGNRINRVVASPGQDAFAGILLDRIFA; this is translated from the exons ATGGCGCCCAAGAACCGCATTATCATTGATACCGATCCAG GTGTCGATGATGTCCTGGCACTGTTGCTGGCCCTCAGCGCCTCTcccgaggagctcgaggtggCCATGATTTCGGTCACATATGGCAATGTCCCGCTGCAAAG ATGCCTCCGCAATGTCGTGGCCATGTTTCACGTGCTGGAGAAGGAAATGAAATGGCGCGAGGCCAACGGCAAACCTACCTTTGGTGCCTTGAACGCTTACAAGCCTAttgttgccgttggtgcTTCTCATCCCcttgaagatgaagagctgGTGGCGGACCATTTCC atggtgaggatgggctGCATGGTGTTCACACAGCT CACCCTGACCTGAGCCCCGCGGATACCTGGCGTACCCTTTTCGGTGACAAGGTGGAGGGAGCTACAGACTCTGATGAGCCACCATCATTCTCCCGTTTCTTCACTCCTAGCAAGGGTCCTGCCCACGAGGAGATCCTCCGCATCTTGAGGGAAGAGCCAGAGGACACCATCACAGTCGTTGCCGTTGGGCCACTCACCAACGTTGCCCTCGCAGCCGCTAAGGACCCTGAGACCTTCCTCCGCGTCAAGGAGCTTGTTGTGATGGGAGGTGCTGTCAACACCATTGGAAACGTGACTCCTGTGGCCGAGTTCAACTGCATGGCCGATGCTGTTGCCGCTGCCAGAGTTTACGCTCTCACGTCCAAGGTCCCCTCATCGACAATGCCACCAACAATACACGGCAAGTCAGTCTTGGGTGCCTATCCTGAGAAGTTGCCCCGTCAACTCAAGCTGAGCTTGTTCCCCTTGGATATCACTACTCCCCACGAGCTCCACAAGGAGACTTTCAACCAAAAGATCCAGCCGCTGCTGAAGCAAGGCAGTCCCCTTGCCAAGTGGACCGAAACCTTTTTGAATGGCACTTTTAACAAGATTGACTCGATGCTCGGCGAGGGCCACAACGAGGGCCTGTCCCTTCATGACCCGCTGACCATCTGGTACATGCTGACGCGCGACCATCCCGAGTGGACGACTGTGCCCAAGCCAGAAGACATCCGAGTCGAGACCTGCGGCCAGTGGACAAGGGGCATGCACGTCATCGATAACCGTGGGAGAGCCAAGCCGGCCGAGGTCGACAGCACAGTAGAGACACACCCCGAGGACCCAATGGATGCCGTCACGTTCGATGAGGTTCCTGGTGACACGATGGGGTGGCTCAGTCTGAGAAGGGGCAACAGAATCAACAGGGTAGTGGCGTCGCCGGGCCAGGATGCCTTTGCTGGTATTTTGCTGGACAGAATCTTTGCCTAG
- a CDS encoding uncharacterized protein (EggNog:ENOG503P3A0) produces MGVNMSTLVGWAVIASALVGYKVYLDNRNRPAVRQVARQLHTEKPAGQNRKEPKEKAKRQRVEAYSKDTEETGKTAQLKTRASKPSAASSKPSNDSSDDEVDNREFARQLASIKQGTNLNATKKADEKRQKSVKQSRAQVIDEKPKEPKVSAPSSTAGVDADDDASSAASPAVAAADAGDVSDMLEPKSSGPSVLRLTDTEKVKPKKEKKAKEPEKTETKKQRQNRRKKEQEQEQRQEDERQRKVAEEAQRRQARIAEGRAAKDGSEFTNKAVKESVWTTGKTESKPTNGQTAPVQPLDTFDTDSYTDVSIPTQTDSTSKASTAKQAGAPNNWIASLPSEEEQMKMIEDEEAWNTVPSKKSKKKKTAEATSPADSAGESEPVAATKAQPATKPRATNGTAPSRPAKIISQQSSFAALTPNDDETSKEWDV; encoded by the coding sequence ATGGGTGTCAACATGTCAACATTGGTCGGCTGGGCCGTCATTGCCAGCGCTCTCGTCGGTTACAAGGTGTATCTTGACAACAGGAACAGACCAGCTGTCCGTCAAGTTGCCCGCCAGCTTCATACCGAGAAGCCTGCTGGCCAGAACCGCAAAGagcccaaggagaaggcgaagcGACAAAGGGTGGAAGCTTACTCTAAAGACACCGAGGAGACGGGCAAGACCGCCCAGCTGAAGACTCGTGCCAGCAAGCCATCGGCTGCTTCGTCGAAACCCTCCAACGATAGCTCCGATGACGAGGTCGACAACAGGGAGTTTGCCAGGCAATTGGCCAGCATCAAGCAGGGCACAAACCTGAATGCCACCAAGAAGGCCGACGAGAAGAGACAAAAGTCGGTGAAGCAGTCTCGTGCCCAGGTCATTGACGAGAAGCCAAAGGAGCCCAAGGTCTccgctccctcctcaactgCCGGCGTTGACGCCGATGACGACGCGTCTTCGGCTGCTTCCCCTGCCGTCGCAGCTGCGGATGCCGGCGATGTCTCGGATATGCTTGAGCCCAAGTCGTCCGGTCCTTCTGTCCTCCGCCTCACCGACACCGAGAAGGTGaagcccaagaaggagaagaaggccaaggagccTGAGAAGACGGAAACCAAGAAGCAGAGACAAAACCGTCGtaagaaggagcaggagcaggagcagcgcCAAGAGGACGAGCGTCAGCGCAAGGTCGCCGAGGAGGCCCAAAGACGACAGGCCCGCATCGCTGAGGGTCGCGCTGCCAAGGACGGCTCTGAATTCACCAACAAGGCCGTCAAGGAATCTGTCTGGACCACCGGTAAGACTGAGAGCAAGCCCACCAATGGCCAGACAGCTCCTGTGCAGCCACTCGACACCTTCGACACCGACAGTTATACCGATGTGTCTATTCCCACCCAAACCGACTCGACTTCCAAAGCCTCCACTGCTAAGCAGGCCGGTGCCCCGAACAACTGGAttgcctccctcccctccgaggaggagcagatgaagatgatcgaagatgaagaggccTGGAACACTGTTCCATCCAAGAAGtctaagaagaagaagacggccGAGGCTACCTCCCCCGCCGATAGCGCCGGCGAGTCTGAGCCAgtcgccgccaccaaggcTCAGCCTGCCACAAAGCCCCGTGCTACCAATGGCACCGCTCCCAGCAGACCCGCCAAGATCATCTCCCAGCAGTCATCCTTTGCTGCTCTGACTCCAAACGACGATGAGACCAGCAAGGAGTGGGATGTGTAA